From Demequina capsici:
CCCCACGACTGGCTGACCTGGCGTCTGCGCGGGTACGGCCCCGTCGGCGCGTCGCCGCTCGGTCCCGTCCTGGACGAGCTCACCACGGACCGTTCCGACGCGTCAGGCACCGGCTACTGGAGCGCGACCACCGGCGAGTACGACCGTGACCTGCTGATCGCCTCGCTCGGGCACGACGCGGTCCTGCCGCGGGTGCTCGGCCCCGGCGAGGCCGCGGGCACCGGCGTCGTCGACACCGCCGCCGATGACGGCTCGCTCCTGACCGGCCTGATCGTCGGCCCCGGCGCAGGCGACAACGCGGCCGCAGGGCTGGGCCTGGGCGCCGTGGCAGGCGACGTCGTCGTGTCGCTGGGCACCTCAGGCACCGTGTTCGCGGTGACGGACACCACCAGCGAGGACGCCACGGGCATCGTCGCCGGGTTCGCCTCGGCGTCCGGCGAGTACCTGCCGCTGGTATGCACCCTGAACGCCGCTCGCGTGCTCGACGCGTTCGCTCGGGTGCTCGGCGTGGACCACGACGAGCTGGGCGAGCTGGCGCTCGCGGCCTCCCCTGGCGCAGGCGGCGCCGTGCTGGTGCCCTACTTCGAAGGCGAGCGCACCCCCAACCTCCCCGACGCGACGGCGACCCTGTTCGGGTTGACGCTCCTGTCCACGACCCGCGAGAACCTCGCCCGCGCCGCCGTGGAGGGCATGCTGTGCGCACTGGCCGACGGCGTCGAGGCGATCCTCGCGCAAGGCGTCGAGGCCAAGCGGCTGCTCCTGGTCGGCGGTGCGGCGCAGAATCCCGCCGTGCAGGCCATCGCCGCGCAGGTGTTCTCGGTGCCCGTGCAGATCCCGACGCCGGGCGAGTACGTGGCCGCGGGCGCGGCGGTCCAGGCAGCATGGGCGCTCACTGGAGCCCGACCGGAGTGGGCCGTCGACGTGGTCGCGAGCCCCGCGGTCGACCACCAGCCGTTCATCCTGGAGCGGTACCGCGAGGTCGCAGGCACCTACCAGGCATGACGCCTTCCCCCTAGAGAACCCCTACGGCAGATGCCGTAGTTCGATCGCCCCTCACGGACGATGCGCGCGGGCATGCGGTCACGGGAACCTTGAGGCGTCGCCTCACCGCAAGGAGCCCGCCATGACCCACGCCCCGCTCAAAGAGATCATCGTCACCGTCCCCGCCATGCCCCCGGGGCGGCTCCCGCGTGACGAGACGCTGCTCGCGCCGCAGTTCACGCTGTCGGGCGGCCATGCCCGCGACTCGAGGCGCGGTCGGAGCCACGCCGACGGGGAGAAGGCTCTCGGCGCCGAGACCGCCGTCACCCTGCGCACGGTGGGCCTCATGGTGTGCCTGACGATCGCAGCGCTCCTGGTCGGCCTCCTGGTCGGCGCGATCCAGGTCGCCTTCCTCGTCGGGCGCGCAGGACGTGCGCCGTTGCGCCGCTATCGTCAGTGGAGGTCATCGCGATTCCGCACGGTCTCGCCTCCTCAACCGTGAAAGGCCGCTCGACATGTCCGCAGACGACGTCCGCTCCCAGGTCCAGGCGCTGATGCCTGGCGTGATCGCCGACCTCGAGGAGCTGATCGCGATCCCGTCGATCTCGTTCCCCGGCTACGACCAGGAACCCGTGCTCGCGATGGCGGAGCGGACGCTCGAGAAGTTCCGCGACGCCGGGTTCGCGGACGCCCGCTTCATGGACGTGCCGTCGGGGTATCCCCCCATCTACGGCGAGATCGCCGGGCCGGAGGGTGCGCCGGTCGTGGTGCTGTACGCGCATTACGACGTGCAGCCGGCGATCGAGTCCCAGGGGTGGACGTCGGACCCCTGGACGCCCACCCGCAAGGCCGACGGCCGCATCTACGGCCGCGGCGCATCCGATGACAAGAGCGGCCTGGTCACGCATCTGGGCATGATGCGCGCCTTCGACGGCAGGCCGCCCGTGACGCTGCGCCTGATCCTTGAGGGAATGGAGGAGACGGAGAGCAACCTCGAGGCGTTCGTGGAGGCCCACCCCGAGCTGTTCCGCTGCGACCTGTTCGTCATCTGCGACATGGGCAACATCCGTGTGGGCGATCCGGTGATGACCACCGCGCTCCGCGGCGACGTCTCGTGCATCGTCAAGGTCAGCACGCTCGAGCACCCGCTCCATTCGGGCGTGTTCGGCGGCGCCGCGCCCGACGCGACGATGGCGCTTGCACGCCTCCTGACCACCCTTCAGGACGACGCGGGGGACGTCGCTGTCGAGGGCGTCACCGCCGGGCCGTGGGAAGGCGCCGATCTCAGCGAGGACGACTTCCGAGCCATGGCGGACATGCTCCCCGGCGTGGGCCTCGTCGGCACCGGCACCGTCGCCGACCGCCTGTGGGCCAAGCCGTCCATCAACGCGATCGGGCTCGACACGACGTCGATCGCCGACTCGTCGAACGTGATCCACCCGACCGCGAGCGCGAAGATCTCGATGCGGATCGTCCCTGGCAGCGACCCTAAGAAGGAGCTGGCTGCTCTCGTGGCCCATCTGGAGAGCCACGCGCCGTGGGGTGCACGGGT
This genomic window contains:
- the xylB gene encoding xylulokinase is translated as MTLVAGVDSSTQSCKVVVRDLETGDVVRTGRASHPDGTSVSPEAWWEALILAIADAGGLADVAAISIGGQQHGMVTLDESGSVVRDALLWNDTRSAGAAADLIAEFGADSLAARTGLVPVASFTSTKLRWLRDAEPDNAARVAAVALPHDWLTWRLRGYGPVGASPLGPVLDELTTDRSDASGTGYWSATTGEYDRDLLIASLGHDAVLPRVLGPGEAAGTGVVDTAADDGSLLTGLIVGPGAGDNAAAGLGLGAVAGDVVVSLGTSGTVFAVTDTTSEDATGIVAGFASASGEYLPLVCTLNAARVLDAFARVLGVDHDELGELALAASPGAGGAVLVPYFEGERTPNLPDATATLFGLTLLSTTRENLARAAVEGMLCALADGVEAILAQGVEAKRLLLVGGAAQNPAVQAIAAQVFSVPVQIPTPGEYVAAGAAVQAAWALTGARPEWAVDVVASPAVDHQPFILERYREVAGTYQA
- a CDS encoding M20/M25/M40 family metallo-hydrolase; its protein translation is MSADDVRSQVQALMPGVIADLEELIAIPSISFPGYDQEPVLAMAERTLEKFRDAGFADARFMDVPSGYPPIYGEIAGPEGAPVVVLYAHYDVQPAIESQGWTSDPWTPTRKADGRIYGRGASDDKSGLVTHLGMMRAFDGRPPVTLRLILEGMEETESNLEAFVEAHPELFRCDLFVICDMGNIRVGDPVMTTALRGDVSCIVKVSTLEHPLHSGVFGGAAPDATMALARLLTTLQDDAGDVAVEGVTAGPWEGADLSEDDFRAMADMLPGVGLVGTGTVADRLWAKPSINAIGLDTTSIADSSNVIHPTASAKISMRIVPGSDPKKELAALVAHLESHAPWGARVEVTPMKAAPPYRVRTDGPGYAAAREAMAEAFGRPCDEAGSGGSIPLLQTLEDAAPGAEFVLWGPEDTAQARIHASDESVDPEEIERMIVAQVLLLTRLAQG